One Laribacter hongkongensis DSM 14985 DNA window includes the following coding sequences:
- a CDS encoding AAA family ATPase: MKLTRIEVQNFQGLHSARLALTTPVTLIAGRNGAGKSSLLEAVRMAMSGDPVRVARKKDCGQLVTDGHKAGMVRVEFADGRFATVALPDGKVNRHGQIVEDPDKARAALPYVLDAPLFAQAGQDARRELLFALTGCSASAEEVQQRLISRGADPARVMAVLPLLRSDFDTAEKAARTRATEAKGAWRAVTGEAYGEKKAELWAPSSVPLVEETGLLAIEQELDVVDGEIAAAQQRLGAMQAERKARQDSIGQRATLEERAGRLERIRVKLAADEAELADWAARIAGATAGAGTHRNGTIHDLARALNGLIDEAQPLGIDRPAYQEALNAMDAYEREYGPPGSAAGDAGDAAARLPEYRQSHDLMARAVANDRRDLAAAEAAAAQLAALDEGAGQEITSEDLDCQQARVTELTGRRRQLADELASLRNSQRTAAEAGRKTADAARHHADVQGWLLIADALAPGGIQAELLSRALEPVNRLLKSRSDIAGWPVVQVGAGMEITAGGRAHALLSESERWRADVLLAIVIAELSGLRILLVDRFDVLDLGGRSELITLLDELTYDGGIAALETVIVSGTLKQAPASLPDTMQAVWVDGGTAKTVAGEQERIAA, translated from the coding sequence ATGAAACTCACCCGGATCGAAGTTCAGAATTTCCAGGGGCTGCACAGTGCCCGGCTGGCCCTGACGACCCCCGTCACCCTGATTGCCGGCCGGAACGGGGCAGGGAAGTCCAGCCTGCTCGAGGCCGTCCGCATGGCCATGTCCGGCGACCCGGTACGGGTGGCCAGAAAGAAAGACTGCGGCCAGCTGGTCACCGATGGCCACAAGGCCGGCATGGTACGGGTCGAATTTGCCGACGGGCGCTTTGCCACCGTGGCATTGCCGGACGGCAAGGTGAACCGGCATGGCCAGATCGTCGAGGATCCTGACAAGGCCCGTGCCGCGCTGCCCTATGTCCTTGATGCGCCCCTGTTTGCGCAGGCCGGGCAGGATGCCCGCCGGGAACTGCTCTTTGCCCTGACCGGATGTTCGGCCTCGGCAGAGGAAGTACAGCAACGACTCATCAGCCGCGGTGCGGATCCGGCCCGGGTCATGGCAGTCTTGCCTCTCTTGCGCAGTGACTTTGACACCGCCGAGAAAGCCGCCCGGACCCGGGCGACCGAAGCCAAGGGTGCCTGGCGTGCCGTCACGGGCGAAGCCTACGGCGAGAAGAAGGCGGAATTGTGGGCGCCTTCGTCCGTGCCGCTGGTGGAAGAAACCGGGCTGCTGGCCATCGAGCAGGAGCTGGATGTCGTCGATGGAGAAATTGCTGCGGCCCAGCAACGTCTGGGCGCCATGCAGGCAGAACGCAAGGCCCGTCAGGACAGCATCGGCCAGCGCGCAACGCTGGAAGAACGCGCCGGCCGCCTCGAGCGGATCCGGGTCAAGCTGGCTGCTGATGAAGCCGAGCTGGCCGACTGGGCCGCCAGGATTGCCGGTGCAACAGCGGGGGCAGGCACCCATCGCAACGGAACCATCCATGACCTGGCCCGCGCACTGAATGGCCTGATCGACGAAGCGCAGCCGCTCGGGATTGATCGCCCGGCCTATCAGGAAGCACTGAATGCAATGGATGCCTATGAGCGGGAATACGGGCCGCCGGGATCCGCTGCAGGTGATGCAGGTGATGCAGCTGCCCGGCTGCCGGAATACCGGCAGTCACACGACCTGATGGCCCGGGCCGTTGCCAACGACCGGCGCGACCTGGCCGCAGCCGAAGCAGCGGCAGCACAGCTGGCAGCCCTGGACGAAGGTGCCGGCCAGGAGATCACCAGCGAGGATCTGGACTGCCAACAGGCCCGGGTGACCGAGCTGACCGGTCGCCGCAGGCAACTGGCTGATGAGCTGGCCAGCCTGCGCAACAGCCAGCGCACGGCAGCCGAAGCCGGCCGCAAGACTGCCGATGCCGCCCGGCACCATGCCGATGTGCAGGGCTGGTTGCTGATTGCCGATGCACTGGCCCCCGGCGGCATCCAGGCCGAGCTGCTGTCCCGGGCGCTGGAGCCGGTCAACCGGCTGCTGAAGAGCCGCAGCGACATTGCCGGCTGGCCGGTCGTGCAGGTGGGGGCCGGGATGGAAATCACTGCCGGCGGCCGGGCCCATGCGTTGCTTTCAGAATCAGAACGCTGGCGTGCGGACGTGCTGCTGGCCATCGTCATCGCCGAGCTGTCCGGGCTGCGCATCCTGCTGGTTGACCGGTTCGACGTGCTGGACCTTGGCGGACGCAGCGAGCTGATCACCCTGCTGGACGAACTGACCTACGACGGCGGGATTGCTGCCCTCGAAACGGTGATTGTCAGCGGCACCCTGAAACAGGCGCCGGCCAGCCTGCCTGACACGATGCAGGCGGTCTGGGTGGATGGCGGCACGGCAAAGACGGTTGCAGGCGAACAGGAAAGGATTGCGGCATGA
- a CDS encoding tyrosine-type recombinase/integrase, giving the protein MTRYRDEVSPLKGGARWERIRLNKFISELSFVGDKVDKIQSDQISAWRDSRLKEVSPGTVNREMNLLSAVFEECRREWKWCSSNPVQGVRRPPEPPPREQRISDNMADALIRSMGYTRWALPQNKIQRVAMAFLFAMETGMRAGEIVGLTADRVFLPRRYLRLEETKNGDARNVPLSSTAIRILEILLGLPREREEDPVFGVTGSLLDAMFRKYRDKAAVNYPELAGIRFHDTRHEAVSRLARKLDVLDLARMIGHRDIRSLMIYYNEHASEIATRLE; this is encoded by the coding sequence ATGACTCGCTACCGGGATGAGGTTTCCCCACTTAAAGGGGGAGCCAGATGGGAGCGTATCAGGCTGAACAAATTCATCAGCGAGCTGAGCTTTGTCGGTGACAAGGTAGACAAAATACAGTCCGACCAGATATCTGCTTGGCGCGACTCCAGGCTGAAAGAGGTTTCGCCAGGAACAGTAAACCGTGAGATGAATTTGCTGTCGGCAGTATTCGAAGAGTGCCGTCGTGAATGGAAGTGGTGCTCATCGAATCCAGTTCAAGGAGTACGCAGACCTCCTGAGCCGCCTCCGCGCGAGCAGAGAATCAGTGACAACATGGCGGATGCCTTGATCAGATCCATGGGGTATACCCGATGGGCTCTTCCGCAAAATAAAATCCAGCGGGTTGCAATGGCGTTTTTGTTTGCAATGGAAACAGGGATGCGGGCCGGTGAAATTGTTGGCCTGACTGCCGACAGGGTCTTTTTACCACGTCGGTATCTTCGGCTGGAAGAAACCAAAAATGGTGATGCCCGCAATGTCCCATTGTCGTCAACTGCTATCAGGATTCTGGAGATATTGTTGGGATTGCCCAGGGAGCGTGAAGAAGATCCTGTTTTCGGGGTCACGGGATCGCTCCTTGATGCCATGTTCAGGAAGTATCGTGACAAAGCCGCTGTGAACTATCCAGAGTTGGCTGGAATACGTTTTCACGATACCCGTCATGAAGCTGTGTCCAGACTGGCCAGAAAACTGGATGTACTTGATCTCGCCCGTATGATCGGGCACCGCGATATTCGCAGTCTGATGATCTACTACAACGAGCATGCATCAGAAATTGCAACACGCCTTGAATAG
- a CDS encoding ribonucleotide-diphosphate reductase subunit beta, whose amino-acid sequence MLDFEDSPVAVSPAGSGTGGRVNAVDKRIINGDTDVNQLVPFKYHWAWDKYLATCANHWMPQEVNMQRDIELWKRPNGLTDDERRIVIRNLGFFTTADSLAANNIVLGTYRHITAPECRQFLLRQAFEEAIHTHAYQYIVESLGLDEGEVFNAYHEIASIRAKDEFLIPFIDTLCDPAFKTGTPESDQLLLKSLIVFACIMEGLFFYVGFVQILALGRQNKMTGAAEQYQYILRDESMHCNFGIDLINSIKQENPHLWTVEFQEELYGLFRKAIDLEYAYAEDTMPRGVLGLNAAMFKEYLDFIANRRMQQIGLEPLFTHVDNPFPWMSEMIDLKKEKNFFETRVTEYQSGGALDWD is encoded by the coding sequence ATGCTGGATTTTGAAGATTCTCCCGTTGCTGTCTCCCCTGCCGGATCCGGGACTGGCGGCCGTGTCAACGCGGTCGACAAGCGCATCATCAACGGGGACACCGATGTCAACCAGCTGGTACCGTTCAAGTATCACTGGGCATGGGACAAATATCTCGCTACCTGCGCCAATCACTGGATGCCGCAGGAGGTCAACATGCAGCGGGACATCGAACTGTGGAAGCGTCCCAATGGACTGACGGATGACGAACGACGGATCGTTATCCGTAACCTGGGGTTTTTCACAACCGCCGACAGCCTGGCTGCCAACAACATTGTACTGGGCACCTATCGGCACATTACGGCACCGGAATGCCGCCAGTTCCTGCTGCGGCAGGCATTTGAAGAAGCCATCCATACGCATGCCTACCAGTACATTGTGGAATCACTTGGTCTGGATGAAGGTGAAGTATTCAATGCCTATCACGAAATTGCCTCGATCCGGGCCAAGGATGAATTCCTGATCCCGTTTATCGATACCCTGTGTGATCCTGCTTTCAAGACCGGTACACCTGAATCTGATCAGCTGTTGCTGAAAAGCCTGATCGTTTTTGCCTGCATCATGGAGGGGTTGTTTTTCTACGTGGGATTTGTGCAGATACTGGCATTGGGACGACAGAACAAGATGACTGGGGCGGCTGAACAATATCAGTACATCCTGCGTGATGAATCCATGCATTGCAATTTCGGCATTGACCTGATCAACAGTATCAAGCAGGAAAATCCGCATTTATGGACCGTGGAATTTCAGGAGGAACTGTACGGATTGTTCAGGAAAGCCATCGATCTTGAATATGCCTATGCTGAAGACACCATGCCACGAGGAGTGCTGGGGCTTAATGCGGCCATGTTCAAAGAATATCTTGATTTCATTGCCAATCGTCGGATGCAGCAGATCGGTCTTGAGCCACTGTTTACGCATGTCGATAATCCATTTCCATGGATGAGTGAAATGATTGACTTAAAGAAGGAAAAGAATTTTTTTGAAACAAGAGTGACGGAATATCAAAGCGGCGGAGCTCTTGACTGGGATTAA